The Helicobacter mustelae genome has a segment encoding these proteins:
- a CDS encoding TIGR02757 family protein encodes MTLHQKLEYHYHLRNENEDFLTPDPIMVLKEYAEHKHFELIALTCALFSYGNARQIVKFLRALDFDCLDKRTLKHVIFPHYRFQNAHDVQMFFEILQKIGASGGIKAVMLEGYYQAKQSQGQEGILRAIGKCIEKMYAQIKQKPSRGLEHLLGSRGASKSPLKRYNLFLRWMVRKDKIDFGCWREFLPSDLILPLDVHTFMVSRKLGLLERKTCDLKSALLLTDVLKQYDSKDPVKYDFALYRIGQEKILI; translated from the coding sequence TACCCCAGATCCCATTATGGTGCTCAAAGAATATGCAGAACACAAGCATTTTGAGCTCATCGCACTTACCTGTGCGCTTTTTTCCTATGGAAATGCAAGGCAGATTGTCAAGTTTTTGCGAGCCCTGGATTTTGATTGTTTGGATAAGCGCACGCTTAAGCATGTCATTTTTCCTCATTATCGTTTTCAAAATGCTCATGATGTGCAGATGTTTTTTGAGATTTTGCAAAAGATTGGTGCTAGCGGCGGGATCAAGGCAGTGATGTTAGAAGGCTATTATCAAGCCAAGCAAAGCCAAGGCCAGGAAGGAATTTTGCGTGCCATTGGCAAATGTATAGAAAAAATGTATGCCCAAATCAAACAGAAACCAAGCAGAGGGTTAGAGCACTTGCTAGGCAGCAGAGGCGCTTCAAAGTCCCCGCTAAAGCGTTACAATCTTTTCTTGCGTTGGATGGTGCGAAAGGATAAGATTGATTTTGGATGCTGGAGGGAATTTTTGCCAAGTGATTTGATTTTGCCTCTGGATGTCCATACGTTTATGGTTTCTAGAAAACTTGGGCTTTTAGAGCGCAAGACCTGTGACCTGAAATCTGCATTGTTGCTCACAGATGTCCTTAAACAATATGACAGCAAAGATCCGGTGAAATATGACTTCGCACTCTATCGAATTGGGCAAGAAAAAATCCTAATTTAG
- the rpmB gene encoding 50S ribosomal protein L28: MAKKCFLTGKGPMVGNHVSHANNKTKKRSLPNLRTVRIKLEDGGSMRIKVAASTLRTMKKRS, encoded by the coding sequence ATGGCAAAAAAATGTTTTCTTACTGGCAAGGGACCCATGGTCGGCAATCATGTAAGTCATGCGAACAACAAGACAAAAAAGCGCTCACTTCCCAATCTTAGGACTGTTCGCATCAAACTTGAAGATGGAGGCTCCATGCGCATCAAAGTCGCAGCTTCTACCTTGCGCACAATGAAAAAACGCTCATAA